One segment of Pleuronectes platessa chromosome 21, fPlePla1.1, whole genome shotgun sequence DNA contains the following:
- the aclyb gene encoding ATP-citrate synthase isoform X2, with protein sequence MSAKAISEQTGKDLLYKHICTSAAVQNRFSYARVTTATDWDRLTQEHPWLLTERLVVKPDQLIKRRGKLGLVGINLDLQGVKEWVKSHLMKETTVGKAKGVLKNFLIEPFVPHTQEEEFYVCIYATREGDHVLFHHEGGVEVGDVDAKAQRLMVAVDDKLSEEQVRDQLLTHVPENKKEALSSFIVGLFNFYEDLYFTYLEINPLVVTHKGVYVLDMAAKIDATADYICKAKWGDIEFPPPFGREAYPEEAYIADLDAKSGASLKLTLLNPTGRIWTMVAGGGASVVYSDTICDLGGVDELANYGEYSGAPSEQQTYDYAKTILSLMTREKHQEGKVLIIGGSIANFTNVAATFKGIVRAIKDYQGPLKEHEVTIFVRRGGPNYQEGLRVMGEVGKTTGIPIHVFGTETHMTAIVGMAMGHRPIPNQPPMDAHTANFLLNASNSAMTPAATRTASFSEPRTPNDAIPAKKCKAGLPAAKATTLFRKNTKAIVWGMQTRAVQGMMDFDYVCSREEPSVAAMVYPFTGDHKQKFYWGHKEILVPVYKNMADAMKRHPEVDVLISFASLRSAFDSTIEGMQHPQIHTIAIIAEGIPEAQTRKLIKMADEKAVTIIGPATVGGIKPGCFKIGNTGGMLDNILASKLYRPGSVAYVSRSGGMSNELNNIISRTTDGVYEGVAIGGDRYPGSTFMEHVLRYQDTPGIKMIVMLGEIGGTEEYKICQGIREGRITKPVVCWCIGTCATMFASEVQFGHAGACANQASETAVAKNQALRDAGAYVPKSFDELGNVIKTVYDELVANGTIIPAQEVPPPTVPMDYSWARELGLIRKPASFMTSICDERGQELIYAGMPITEVFKEEMGLGGVLGLLWFQRRLPHYACKFIEMCLMVTADHGPAVSGAHNTIVCTRAGKDLISCLTSGLLTIGDRFGGALDAAAKQFSKAFDSGMLPMEFVNKMKKDGKLIMGIGHRVKSINNPDVRVQILKDFVKQSFPSTQLLDYALDVEKITTSKKPNLILNVDGFIGVAFVDLLRTCGGFTRDEADEFVEIGALNGIFVLGRSMGFIGHYLDQKRLKQGLYRHPWDDISYVLPEHMSM encoded by the exons ATGTCGGCGAAAGCCATCTCAGAGCAGACAGGAAAAGATTTATTATATAAGCATATCTGCACTTCAGCGGCTGTGCAGAATCGCTTTTCCTATGCCAGAGTAACCACCGCGACTGACTGGGACCGCCTCACGCAGGAGCACCCATGGCTGCTGACAGAG CGTCTCGTGGTGAAGCCAGATCAGCTGATCAAGCGACGCGGGAAGCTTGGGCTGGTGGGCATAAACCTGGACCTGCAGGGTGTCAAGGAATGGGTCAAAAGCCACCTCATGAAAGAGACCACT GTGGGAAAGGCAAAGGGTGTGCTGAAGAACTTCCTCATTGAGCCGtttgttccacacacacag GAAGAGGAGTTTTATGTGTGTATCTATGCCACACGTGAGGGCGACCATGTGCTTTTCCACCACGAGGGAGGAGTGGAAGTGGGCGACGTGGACGCCAAGGCCCAGAGGCTGATGGTTGCAGTGGACGACAAGCTGAGCGAGGAGCAAGTCAGAGATCAGCTCCTCACACACGTTCCTGAAAACAAGAAAGA AGCCCTGTCTAGTTTTATCGTGGGTCTCTTCAACTTTTACGAGGATCTCTATTTCACCTACCTCGAGATCAACCCCCTCG TTGTCACCCACAAAGGAGTGTACGTCCTTGACATGGCCGCAAAGATTGATGCCACAGCGGATTATATCTGCAAGGCTAAATGGGGTGACATTGAGTTCCCACCACCTTTCGGCAGAGAGGCATATCCAGAG GAGGCCTACATAGCAGATCTGGATGCAAAGAGCGGGGCCAGTCTGAAGCTGACCCTGCTGAACCCTACTGGCCGGATCTGGACCATGGTGGCGGGAGGAGGAGCTTCGGTTGTGTACAG TGACACCATCTGTGACTTGGGTGGAGTGGATGAGCTGGCAAACTACGGCGAATATTCTGGCGCTCCGAGCGAACAGCAGACCTACGACTATGCAAAAACCATCCTTTCGCTCATGACTCGTGAAAAACATCAGGAAG GGAAAGTGCTGATCATTGGAGGAAGTATTGCCAACTTCACCAATGTAGCAGCCACATTCAAG GGCATTGTCAGAGCCATCAAAGACTACCAAGGTCCTCTGAAGGAGCATGAGGTCACAATCTTTGTTCGACGTGGTGGACCCAACTACCAGGAGGGGCTGAGGGTGATGGGAGAAGTTG GAAAGACCACAGGTATTCCTATCCATGTTTTTGGTACCGAGACTCACATGACAGCCATCGTTGGAATGGCCATGGGCCACCGGCCGATCCCCAACCAGCCTCCAATGGACGCACATACCGCCAACTTCCTCCTCAACGCCAGCAATAGTGCAATG ACTCCAGCTGCAACAAGGACGGCGTCGTTCTCTGAACCCAGGACGCCTAATGACGCCATCCCAGCGAAAAAGTGTAAAGCAGGTCTTCCAGCAG CCAAAGCCACCACCCTCTTCAGAAAAAACACCAAGGCCATTGTCTGGGGCATGCAGACCCGTGCTGTGCAAGGCATGATGGACTTTGACTACGTTTGCTCCCGGGAAGAACCCTCAGTGGCAGCCATGGTCTATCCCTTCAC TGGGGATCACAAGCAGAAGTTTTATTGGGGCCACAAAGAAATCCTGGTGCCAGTCTATAAGAACATGGCCGATGCCATGAAGAGGCATCCGGAGGTGGACGTCCTGATCAGTTTCGCATCTCTGCGCTCCGCATTCGACAGTACAATTGAGGGCATGCAGCACCCACAG ATTCACACTATTGCCATTATAGCTGAGGGTATCCCTGAAGCACAGACAAGAAAGCTGATCAAGATGGCTGATGAGAAAGCTGTCACGATCATTGGCCCCGCCACG GTTGGTGGCATCAAGCCTGGCTGTTTTAAAATCGGTAATACAGGGGGTATGCTGGACAACATCCTGGCTTCCAAACTCTACCGTCCTGGCAGTGTGGCTTATGTGTCGCGGTCTGGGGGAATGTCCAACGAGCTGAACAACATCATCTCCCGCACCACAGACGGCGTCTATGAAGGTGTTGCCATTGGAGGAGACAG ATATCCAGGCTCCACGTTTATGGAGCACGTCCTTCGTTACCAGGACACTCCAGGGATTAAGATGATAGTCATGCTGGGAGAG ATCGGAGGCACAGAGGAGTACAAGATCTGCCAAGGAATCAGAGAGGGCAGGATAACCAAGCCTGTAGTGTGCTGGTGTATTGGAACCTGTGCCACCATGTTTGCCTCAGAG GTTCAGTTTGGCCATGCAGGGGCCTGCGCCAACCAGGCTTCAGAAACGGCAGTAGCCAAGAACCAGGCTCTGAGGGACGCCGGCGCTTATGTTCCGAAGAGCTTCGATGAGCTGGGAAACGTCATCAA GACCGTTTATGATGAGCTGGTGGCCAATGGTACCATCATTCCTGCTCAGGAGGTTCCTCCCCCGACAGTACCTATGGATTACTCCTGGGCAAGG gagtTGGGACTGATCCGTAAACCAGCCTCGTTCATGACGAGCATCTGTGACGAGCGAGGCCAGGAGCTCATCTACGCTGGCATGCCCATCACTGAGGTCTTTAAAGAGGAGATGGGTTTAGGAGGAGTGCTGGGCTTGCTCTGGTTCCAGCGCAG GTTGCCGCACTACGCCTGCAAGTTCATTGAAATGTGCCTGATGGTGACTGCGGACCACGGGCCAGCTGTGTCTGGTGCACACAACACCATTGTCTGTACTCGTGCTGGCAAAGACCTTATCTCATGCCTCACCTCTGGTCTACTCACCATC GGGGACCGATTTGGGGGGGCTCTGGATGCAGCTGCAAAGCAGTTCAGCAAAGCATTCGACAGCGGCATGCTCCCCATGGAGTTTGTCAACAAGATGAAGAAGGACGGGAAGCTGATCATGGGCATCGGCCACAGGGTCAAATCG aTCAACAACCCGGACGTGCGGGTGCAGATTCTGAAGGACTTTGTTAAGCAGAGTTTCCCATCCACCCAGCTACTCGACTACGCCCTCGACGTCGAGAAAATCACCACCTCAAAG AAACCCAACCTGATCCTTAATGTGGACGGTTTTATTGGTGTTGCCTTCGTGGACCTGCTCAGGACGTGTGGAGGATTCACACG AGATGAGGCTGACGAGTTTGTGGAGATCGGTGCACTGAATGGCATCTTTGTTCTTGGCCGCAGTATGGGCTTCATTG GCCATTACCTGGACCAGAAGAGACTGAAACAGGGTTTGTACCGACACCCCTGGGACGACATCTCCTATGTTCTCCCTGAACACATGTCCATGTAA
- the aclyb gene encoding ATP-citrate synthase isoform X1 translates to MSAKAISEQTGKDLLYKHICTSAAVQNRFSYARVTTATDWDRLTQEHPWLLTERLVVKPDQLIKRRGKLGLVGINLDLQGVKEWVKSHLMKETTVGKAKGVLKNFLIEPFVPHTQEEEFYVCIYATREGDHVLFHHEGGVEVGDVDAKAQRLMVAVDDKLSEEQVRDQLLTHVPENKKEALSSFIVGLFNFYEDLYFTYLEINPLVVTHKGVYVLDMAAKIDATADYICKAKWGDIEFPPPFGREAYPEEAYIADLDAKSGASLKLTLLNPTGRIWTMVAGGGASVVYSDTICDLGGVDELANYGEYSGAPSEQQTYDYAKTILSLMTREKHQEGKVLIIGGSIANFTNVAATFKGIVRAIKDYQGPLKEHEVTIFVRRGGPNYQEGLRVMGEVGKTTGIPIHVFGTETHMTAIVGMAMGHRPIPNQPPMDAHTANFLLNASNSAMTPAATRTASFSEPRTPNDAIPAKKCKAGLPAEAQASSGCSGAKATTLFRKNTKAIVWGMQTRAVQGMMDFDYVCSREEPSVAAMVYPFTGDHKQKFYWGHKEILVPVYKNMADAMKRHPEVDVLISFASLRSAFDSTIEGMQHPQIHTIAIIAEGIPEAQTRKLIKMADEKAVTIIGPATVGGIKPGCFKIGNTGGMLDNILASKLYRPGSVAYVSRSGGMSNELNNIISRTTDGVYEGVAIGGDRYPGSTFMEHVLRYQDTPGIKMIVMLGEIGGTEEYKICQGIREGRITKPVVCWCIGTCATMFASEVQFGHAGACANQASETAVAKNQALRDAGAYVPKSFDELGNVIKTVYDELVANGTIIPAQEVPPPTVPMDYSWARELGLIRKPASFMTSICDERGQELIYAGMPITEVFKEEMGLGGVLGLLWFQRRLPHYACKFIEMCLMVTADHGPAVSGAHNTIVCTRAGKDLISCLTSGLLTIGDRFGGALDAAAKQFSKAFDSGMLPMEFVNKMKKDGKLIMGIGHRVKSINNPDVRVQILKDFVKQSFPSTQLLDYALDVEKITTSKKPNLILNVDGFIGVAFVDLLRTCGGFTRDEADEFVEIGALNGIFVLGRSMGFIGHYLDQKRLKQGLYRHPWDDISYVLPEHMSM, encoded by the exons ATGTCGGCGAAAGCCATCTCAGAGCAGACAGGAAAAGATTTATTATATAAGCATATCTGCACTTCAGCGGCTGTGCAGAATCGCTTTTCCTATGCCAGAGTAACCACCGCGACTGACTGGGACCGCCTCACGCAGGAGCACCCATGGCTGCTGACAGAG CGTCTCGTGGTGAAGCCAGATCAGCTGATCAAGCGACGCGGGAAGCTTGGGCTGGTGGGCATAAACCTGGACCTGCAGGGTGTCAAGGAATGGGTCAAAAGCCACCTCATGAAAGAGACCACT GTGGGAAAGGCAAAGGGTGTGCTGAAGAACTTCCTCATTGAGCCGtttgttccacacacacag GAAGAGGAGTTTTATGTGTGTATCTATGCCACACGTGAGGGCGACCATGTGCTTTTCCACCACGAGGGAGGAGTGGAAGTGGGCGACGTGGACGCCAAGGCCCAGAGGCTGATGGTTGCAGTGGACGACAAGCTGAGCGAGGAGCAAGTCAGAGATCAGCTCCTCACACACGTTCCTGAAAACAAGAAAGA AGCCCTGTCTAGTTTTATCGTGGGTCTCTTCAACTTTTACGAGGATCTCTATTTCACCTACCTCGAGATCAACCCCCTCG TTGTCACCCACAAAGGAGTGTACGTCCTTGACATGGCCGCAAAGATTGATGCCACAGCGGATTATATCTGCAAGGCTAAATGGGGTGACATTGAGTTCCCACCACCTTTCGGCAGAGAGGCATATCCAGAG GAGGCCTACATAGCAGATCTGGATGCAAAGAGCGGGGCCAGTCTGAAGCTGACCCTGCTGAACCCTACTGGCCGGATCTGGACCATGGTGGCGGGAGGAGGAGCTTCGGTTGTGTACAG TGACACCATCTGTGACTTGGGTGGAGTGGATGAGCTGGCAAACTACGGCGAATATTCTGGCGCTCCGAGCGAACAGCAGACCTACGACTATGCAAAAACCATCCTTTCGCTCATGACTCGTGAAAAACATCAGGAAG GGAAAGTGCTGATCATTGGAGGAAGTATTGCCAACTTCACCAATGTAGCAGCCACATTCAAG GGCATTGTCAGAGCCATCAAAGACTACCAAGGTCCTCTGAAGGAGCATGAGGTCACAATCTTTGTTCGACGTGGTGGACCCAACTACCAGGAGGGGCTGAGGGTGATGGGAGAAGTTG GAAAGACCACAGGTATTCCTATCCATGTTTTTGGTACCGAGACTCACATGACAGCCATCGTTGGAATGGCCATGGGCCACCGGCCGATCCCCAACCAGCCTCCAATGGACGCACATACCGCCAACTTCCTCCTCAACGCCAGCAATAGTGCAATG ACTCCAGCTGCAACAAGGACGGCGTCGTTCTCTGAACCCAGGACGCCTAATGACGCCATCCCAGCGAAAAAGTGTAAAGCAGGTCTTCCAGCAG AAGCACAAGCCTCTTCAGGCTGCAGCGGAG CCAAAGCCACCACCCTCTTCAGAAAAAACACCAAGGCCATTGTCTGGGGCATGCAGACCCGTGCTGTGCAAGGCATGATGGACTTTGACTACGTTTGCTCCCGGGAAGAACCCTCAGTGGCAGCCATGGTCTATCCCTTCAC TGGGGATCACAAGCAGAAGTTTTATTGGGGCCACAAAGAAATCCTGGTGCCAGTCTATAAGAACATGGCCGATGCCATGAAGAGGCATCCGGAGGTGGACGTCCTGATCAGTTTCGCATCTCTGCGCTCCGCATTCGACAGTACAATTGAGGGCATGCAGCACCCACAG ATTCACACTATTGCCATTATAGCTGAGGGTATCCCTGAAGCACAGACAAGAAAGCTGATCAAGATGGCTGATGAGAAAGCTGTCACGATCATTGGCCCCGCCACG GTTGGTGGCATCAAGCCTGGCTGTTTTAAAATCGGTAATACAGGGGGTATGCTGGACAACATCCTGGCTTCCAAACTCTACCGTCCTGGCAGTGTGGCTTATGTGTCGCGGTCTGGGGGAATGTCCAACGAGCTGAACAACATCATCTCCCGCACCACAGACGGCGTCTATGAAGGTGTTGCCATTGGAGGAGACAG ATATCCAGGCTCCACGTTTATGGAGCACGTCCTTCGTTACCAGGACACTCCAGGGATTAAGATGATAGTCATGCTGGGAGAG ATCGGAGGCACAGAGGAGTACAAGATCTGCCAAGGAATCAGAGAGGGCAGGATAACCAAGCCTGTAGTGTGCTGGTGTATTGGAACCTGTGCCACCATGTTTGCCTCAGAG GTTCAGTTTGGCCATGCAGGGGCCTGCGCCAACCAGGCTTCAGAAACGGCAGTAGCCAAGAACCAGGCTCTGAGGGACGCCGGCGCTTATGTTCCGAAGAGCTTCGATGAGCTGGGAAACGTCATCAA GACCGTTTATGATGAGCTGGTGGCCAATGGTACCATCATTCCTGCTCAGGAGGTTCCTCCCCCGACAGTACCTATGGATTACTCCTGGGCAAGG gagtTGGGACTGATCCGTAAACCAGCCTCGTTCATGACGAGCATCTGTGACGAGCGAGGCCAGGAGCTCATCTACGCTGGCATGCCCATCACTGAGGTCTTTAAAGAGGAGATGGGTTTAGGAGGAGTGCTGGGCTTGCTCTGGTTCCAGCGCAG GTTGCCGCACTACGCCTGCAAGTTCATTGAAATGTGCCTGATGGTGACTGCGGACCACGGGCCAGCTGTGTCTGGTGCACACAACACCATTGTCTGTACTCGTGCTGGCAAAGACCTTATCTCATGCCTCACCTCTGGTCTACTCACCATC GGGGACCGATTTGGGGGGGCTCTGGATGCAGCTGCAAAGCAGTTCAGCAAAGCATTCGACAGCGGCATGCTCCCCATGGAGTTTGTCAACAAGATGAAGAAGGACGGGAAGCTGATCATGGGCATCGGCCACAGGGTCAAATCG aTCAACAACCCGGACGTGCGGGTGCAGATTCTGAAGGACTTTGTTAAGCAGAGTTTCCCATCCACCCAGCTACTCGACTACGCCCTCGACGTCGAGAAAATCACCACCTCAAAG AAACCCAACCTGATCCTTAATGTGGACGGTTTTATTGGTGTTGCCTTCGTGGACCTGCTCAGGACGTGTGGAGGATTCACACG AGATGAGGCTGACGAGTTTGTGGAGATCGGTGCACTGAATGGCATCTTTGTTCTTGGCCGCAGTATGGGCTTCATTG GCCATTACCTGGACCAGAAGAGACTGAAACAGGGTTTGTACCGACACCCCTGGGACGACATCTCCTATGTTCTCCCTGAACACATGTCCATGTAA
- the aclyb gene encoding ATP-citrate synthase isoform X3, whose product MSAKAISEQTGKDLLYKHICTSAAVQNRFSYARVTTATDWDRLTQEHPWLLTERLVVKPDQLIKRRGKLGLVGINLDLQGVKEWVKSHLMKETTVGKAKGVLKNFLIEPFVPHTQEEEFYVCIYATREGDHVLFHHEGGVEVGDVDAKAQRLMVAVDDKLSEEQVRDQLLTHVPENKKEALSSFIVGLFNFYEDLYFTYLEINPLVVTHKGVYVLDMAAKIDATADYICKAKWGDIEFPPPFGREAYPEEAYIADLDAKSGASLKLTLLNPTGRIWTMVAGGGASVVYSDTICDLGGVDELANYGEYSGAPSEQQTYDYAKTILSLMTREKHQEGKVLIIGGSIANFTNVAATFKGIVRAIKDYQGPLKEHEVTIFVRRGGPNYQEGLRVMGEVGKTTGIPIHVFGTETHMTAIVGMAMGHRPIPNQPPMDAHTANFLLNASNSAMTPAATRTASFSEPRTPNDAIPAKKCKAGLPADSLHSILWPLKNVVIADWKEAQASSGCSGAKATTLFRKNTKAIVWGMQTRAVQGMMDFDYVCSREEPSVAAMVYPFTGDHKQKFYWGHKEILVPVYKNMADAMKRHPEVDVLISFASLRSAFDSTIEGMQHPQIHTIAIIAEGIPEAQTRKLIKMADEKAVTIIGPATVGGIKPGCFKIGNTGGMLDNILASKLYRPGSVAYVSRSGGMSNELNNIISRTTDGVYEGVAIGGDRYPGSTFMEHVLRYQDTPGIKMIVMLGEIGGTEEYKICQGIREGRITKPVVCWCIGTCATMFASEVQFGHAGACANQASETAVAKNQALRDAGAYVPKSFDELGNVIKTVYDELVANGTIIPAQEVPPPTVPMDYSWARELGLIRKPASFMTSICDERGQELIYAGMPITEVFKEEMGLGGVLGLLWFQRRLPHYACKFIEMCLMVTADHGPAVSGAHNTIVCTRAGKDLISCLTSGLLTIGDRFGGALDAAAKQFSKAFDSGMLPMEFVNKMKKDGKLIMGIGHRVKSINNPDVRVQILKDFVKQSFPSTQLLDYALDVEKITTSKKPNLILNVDGFIGVAFVDLLRTCGGFTRDEADEFVEIGALNGIFVLGRSMGFIGHYLDQKRLKQGLYRHPWDDISYVLPEHMSM is encoded by the exons ATGTCGGCGAAAGCCATCTCAGAGCAGACAGGAAAAGATTTATTATATAAGCATATCTGCACTTCAGCGGCTGTGCAGAATCGCTTTTCCTATGCCAGAGTAACCACCGCGACTGACTGGGACCGCCTCACGCAGGAGCACCCATGGCTGCTGACAGAG CGTCTCGTGGTGAAGCCAGATCAGCTGATCAAGCGACGCGGGAAGCTTGGGCTGGTGGGCATAAACCTGGACCTGCAGGGTGTCAAGGAATGGGTCAAAAGCCACCTCATGAAAGAGACCACT GTGGGAAAGGCAAAGGGTGTGCTGAAGAACTTCCTCATTGAGCCGtttgttccacacacacag GAAGAGGAGTTTTATGTGTGTATCTATGCCACACGTGAGGGCGACCATGTGCTTTTCCACCACGAGGGAGGAGTGGAAGTGGGCGACGTGGACGCCAAGGCCCAGAGGCTGATGGTTGCAGTGGACGACAAGCTGAGCGAGGAGCAAGTCAGAGATCAGCTCCTCACACACGTTCCTGAAAACAAGAAAGA AGCCCTGTCTAGTTTTATCGTGGGTCTCTTCAACTTTTACGAGGATCTCTATTTCACCTACCTCGAGATCAACCCCCTCG TTGTCACCCACAAAGGAGTGTACGTCCTTGACATGGCCGCAAAGATTGATGCCACAGCGGATTATATCTGCAAGGCTAAATGGGGTGACATTGAGTTCCCACCACCTTTCGGCAGAGAGGCATATCCAGAG GAGGCCTACATAGCAGATCTGGATGCAAAGAGCGGGGCCAGTCTGAAGCTGACCCTGCTGAACCCTACTGGCCGGATCTGGACCATGGTGGCGGGAGGAGGAGCTTCGGTTGTGTACAG TGACACCATCTGTGACTTGGGTGGAGTGGATGAGCTGGCAAACTACGGCGAATATTCTGGCGCTCCGAGCGAACAGCAGACCTACGACTATGCAAAAACCATCCTTTCGCTCATGACTCGTGAAAAACATCAGGAAG GGAAAGTGCTGATCATTGGAGGAAGTATTGCCAACTTCACCAATGTAGCAGCCACATTCAAG GGCATTGTCAGAGCCATCAAAGACTACCAAGGTCCTCTGAAGGAGCATGAGGTCACAATCTTTGTTCGACGTGGTGGACCCAACTACCAGGAGGGGCTGAGGGTGATGGGAGAAGTTG GAAAGACCACAGGTATTCCTATCCATGTTTTTGGTACCGAGACTCACATGACAGCCATCGTTGGAATGGCCATGGGCCACCGGCCGATCCCCAACCAGCCTCCAATGGACGCACATACCGCCAACTTCCTCCTCAACGCCAGCAATAGTGCAATG ACTCCAGCTGCAACAAGGACGGCGTCGTTCTCTGAACCCAGGACGCCTAATGACGCCATCCCAGCGAAAAAGTGTAAAGCAGGTCTTCCAGCAG ACTCTCTTCATTCTATACTGTGGCCTCTGAAGAATGTGGTCATAGCTGATTGGAAAG AAGCACAAGCCTCTTCAGGCTGCAGCGGAG CCAAAGCCACCACCCTCTTCAGAAAAAACACCAAGGCCATTGTCTGGGGCATGCAGACCCGTGCTGTGCAAGGCATGATGGACTTTGACTACGTTTGCTCCCGGGAAGAACCCTCAGTGGCAGCCATGGTCTATCCCTTCAC TGGGGATCACAAGCAGAAGTTTTATTGGGGCCACAAAGAAATCCTGGTGCCAGTCTATAAGAACATGGCCGATGCCATGAAGAGGCATCCGGAGGTGGACGTCCTGATCAGTTTCGCATCTCTGCGCTCCGCATTCGACAGTACAATTGAGGGCATGCAGCACCCACAG ATTCACACTATTGCCATTATAGCTGAGGGTATCCCTGAAGCACAGACAAGAAAGCTGATCAAGATGGCTGATGAGAAAGCTGTCACGATCATTGGCCCCGCCACG GTTGGTGGCATCAAGCCTGGCTGTTTTAAAATCGGTAATACAGGGGGTATGCTGGACAACATCCTGGCTTCCAAACTCTACCGTCCTGGCAGTGTGGCTTATGTGTCGCGGTCTGGGGGAATGTCCAACGAGCTGAACAACATCATCTCCCGCACCACAGACGGCGTCTATGAAGGTGTTGCCATTGGAGGAGACAG ATATCCAGGCTCCACGTTTATGGAGCACGTCCTTCGTTACCAGGACACTCCAGGGATTAAGATGATAGTCATGCTGGGAGAG ATCGGAGGCACAGAGGAGTACAAGATCTGCCAAGGAATCAGAGAGGGCAGGATAACCAAGCCTGTAGTGTGCTGGTGTATTGGAACCTGTGCCACCATGTTTGCCTCAGAG GTTCAGTTTGGCCATGCAGGGGCCTGCGCCAACCAGGCTTCAGAAACGGCAGTAGCCAAGAACCAGGCTCTGAGGGACGCCGGCGCTTATGTTCCGAAGAGCTTCGATGAGCTGGGAAACGTCATCAA GACCGTTTATGATGAGCTGGTGGCCAATGGTACCATCATTCCTGCTCAGGAGGTTCCTCCCCCGACAGTACCTATGGATTACTCCTGGGCAAGG gagtTGGGACTGATCCGTAAACCAGCCTCGTTCATGACGAGCATCTGTGACGAGCGAGGCCAGGAGCTCATCTACGCTGGCATGCCCATCACTGAGGTCTTTAAAGAGGAGATGGGTTTAGGAGGAGTGCTGGGCTTGCTCTGGTTCCAGCGCAG GTTGCCGCACTACGCCTGCAAGTTCATTGAAATGTGCCTGATGGTGACTGCGGACCACGGGCCAGCTGTGTCTGGTGCACACAACACCATTGTCTGTACTCGTGCTGGCAAAGACCTTATCTCATGCCTCACCTCTGGTCTACTCACCATC GGGGACCGATTTGGGGGGGCTCTGGATGCAGCTGCAAAGCAGTTCAGCAAAGCATTCGACAGCGGCATGCTCCCCATGGAGTTTGTCAACAAGATGAAGAAGGACGGGAAGCTGATCATGGGCATCGGCCACAGGGTCAAATCG aTCAACAACCCGGACGTGCGGGTGCAGATTCTGAAGGACTTTGTTAAGCAGAGTTTCCCATCCACCCAGCTACTCGACTACGCCCTCGACGTCGAGAAAATCACCACCTCAAAG AAACCCAACCTGATCCTTAATGTGGACGGTTTTATTGGTGTTGCCTTCGTGGACCTGCTCAGGACGTGTGGAGGATTCACACG AGATGAGGCTGACGAGTTTGTGGAGATCGGTGCACTGAATGGCATCTTTGTTCTTGGCCGCAGTATGGGCTTCATTG GCCATTACCTGGACCAGAAGAGACTGAAACAGGGTTTGTACCGACACCCCTGGGACGACATCTCCTATGTTCTCCCTGAACACATGTCCATGTAA